taaaagataaaaaaggAAGGTGCATGATAAATCCATGTAAATGGCAAGATATATGTGATGTGAGTTGGAAGAAAACGTTTCTTAGcatgttgttgttttgtttgtgaAGGATAAAAAAAACAGAAGCGTTTCTTCCCACCGACACAAGTCCAAAAATGACATGAGAAGCAAACAATGGCTAAGAAATTGCAGCACAATCCCCATCCTGCTTCGCCTTCTGTTTTCTTCCATTCTTTGTCAGAAAGTTAGTTTGGACCCAACTAGTAGTCatgtacttaatttttttttttgaaaaaaagtcaTGTACTTAATTATTATTACCACTTTACTAATTTTAAGCACACAAAAGTTTGCAAAACAATTTTACAATTCTTAAACTCAATGTAATATAATATCTTACCTAAGAAGTTTTTTTACCTTAGAAGTTAGAAAACGAGTTAAATAGGttaatttttggaaaaaaaaatcatctacaAAGAGCTTATCTTCAAAGTGAGAAGATATTCTTATGGATTGATATCACAATATATTTTATCATATATATGGATTGCAATATACTTTtatcaatattaataattaaattttgttagtcataaatatttatttaattgataacattttacaaaaaaaaaaattaatagaaattctaaagaaaaaaaataggaaTTCCATCTACGGTTGAAGTGTTTGAATTTCATTTTGGTACTATATTATAATTGATGGAAGCAATTAGGGTTTAATTGTGATAAATGTTCCGTGTAAAACAGTTTCACATTAACATTCAATCATAGCATATTACATAGGAGGAGCattatattcatttttaattttaattaaaataaaaaaattataatttaacatAAACTATTTGGAGATATATAAACAAAATTTACACCAATAATGGATAGAAATTTAATCCAATTAATTATCACTTTTACATATAAAGAAAGGAGAATCAACTTTTgcaattaaaagaaaataaaaaaaagtattttaattaaatatcatGATTTTATATAAATGTCCACATTTCATTATCTCATTACTATATGATAATcaaattaaagtaaaaaaatatttaaaaaattggaTATGGAAGGGATGAGAAAGGGAATGTTGTTGTGGCCTGTGGCTGTAACCAATCCAACAATGGCTGTGAAGAACCAATAAATGAGTGGTCATCACTTCTCACCACTTCACACTTTCCTATATATAGCCactcaaacctcttctctttgATTCTAAACCCACTTCAATTCCAGTCCCTTCTCAACCATtgtcttcttcattctcacttTCTCACTTTTTAAGGTCAGATTCTTCTCAATACCCTTTTCTCTGTATCTCTTTTCTTCTCCACATTTTTGtaaaaaattaatctttttAGAAAAACAGGAACAGGGTCATCAAACAATTTTCAATTTCACACGCTTCACTTATTCTATTGGATTTTTTATAATCTTGTTACATTCCATGTTTTTGGGTATGGTGTTTCGTGTGCGGTTGTTCCAATTTGTGTCGGTTGGTGTTATTTTCCTTTGATTCTGACCCGGTTGTTCCTTAAAGACATCAACTTGCATGAATTGCGGATTGCATGATTAGATTGTCTTATTAGGGATCATGTTATGTgcttaattttcaatttttcatcagTTTTGTGGTTTTCTGAATAATTATTGTGGGGTGCAGAATGGGAAGTTCTGGAGCAGAAGCTGATTATGGTGCATACACCTACAAGGAGCTTGAGAGAGAGCCTTACTGGCCATCTGAGAAGCTGAGGATTTCAATCACTGGTGCTGGTGGTTTTATTGCCTCACACATTGCTCGCCGTCTCAAGAGTGAGGGGCATTACATCATTGCTTCTGATTGGAAGACAAATGAACACATGACTGAAGACATGTTCTGCCATGAGTTCCATCTGATTGATCTTAGGGTCATGGATAACTGCCTCAAAGTTACCAATGGTGTGGATCATGTTTTCAATCTTGCTGCTGATATGGGTGGGATGGGGTTTATCCAGTCCAACCACTCTGTCATTATGTACAACAACACCATGATTAGCTTCAACATGATTGAGGCTGGAAGGATCAATGGTGTGAAGAGGTTAGCTTCAACACTGAGTTTCTGTTTGTTGAGATAATTGAACATGCATGTATTTTGTGGTGTTAGTGTCAATTACTTATCCATGGCACAATCATTGTTTTCAGGTTTTTTTATGCCTCTAGTGCTTGTATCTACCCTGAATTTAAGCAGCTGGAAACTACCAATGTCAGTTTGAAGGAGGCTGATGCCTGGCCTGCTGAGGTTTGTTGATGATCTTTTTAATTGTTTGGCTCGGTTATGTTGGTTATTATTCATTCGTGTGCTAGGGTTAGGATGAatgtatttaattttatgaCTTTTTGTAGCCACAAGATGCATATGGTCTAGAGAAGCTTGCAACAGAAGAGTTGTGCAAGCATTATAACAAGGATTTTGGGATTGAGTGCCGAATTGGGAGGTTCCACAACATTTATGGCCCTTATGGGACATGGAAAGGTACGCTCTTTACTGAATTGCTAGTTTTACAGTTGACTTGTCTAACTCAATAATTGAGCAGACATTGTTGTTTTTTGTAACTTTTAGACTTAAGAAGTTTGTTGCTTTGTTGTTTGTCCTACAGGTGGAAGGGAGAAGGCTCCTGCTGCTTTTTGTCGAAAGGCGCTTACTTCTGCTGACAGATTTGAGATGTGGGGAGATGGATTACAAACAAGATCCTTCACCTTTATTGATGAGTGCGTTGAAGGCGTACTTAGGTATGACTTTACTGATTCTGTGGCTAATGCAGCTAAATTAATGATTTCTTTGTAGGGCTTCTCATTTTGAAATCTAAACTATGGATTTGTATTTTATTGAATGGTGAAAATGGAACTAGGGGATAGCATTTTTAGTTGCCATTAATAATTTCTGTTAATAGTTAGTTGCAGATGTAAATGATTGTAATATCTCTATTTATTCTGAAATTGCTCATGATGTTTAAGTTGAtttgtttcaattttcaaattttgtgagtttttttttgttagatcCAGCTATTAAAGACTGGGACTTTTAGAAATAAACATTATTAGCAAAATAACAAGGATACAAACGTGTGGACATGAACACACACAACATGTAAAACATGGGAAAACTGGGACACAATGTACATAGACATATCTGCGCGTGTATATCTGCCATATTAGTTTTTGGAAAGAGTTAATCTTGACCATATTTACATGGTTGGATGGTATGCCCTGGCcttgtgtgtgtgtgcgcgTGTGTGTGTGTTATTGGTACAAGGATGAGTAGAGGAAGGTGCAACAAACCCAAATGAAATATGTTGGAGATCTTTCTGAAACACATAACACTTTCTAACTTGTATATTTAAGTTGATTCTTCTGAAAGTTattaaaaaacataattttcaaattttgttatAGTTGTGTGCGAGTGTTGAGTCTTATTTGAGTATCCTCTAAATGGTAAGAAGAGTTTGATGCCTGTCTAGCCtataaaaatgattatttcagTAGCACACTTTATGACGTGTAGCCTGCATGTGTTGTATGGGTGTTGCTGTTGGAAATTTGTCCGACAGTCAGACACcacaagaaggagaagaatctgTAATAGGACTCTGGTGCCTTTACAAAACTTAATATTTGTCTTATTTGGTTGTTGGATCAAGCATATATTAGCTTcttttatgtcttttggttagTTCTTATTCCTTGGTAAGACTTATCATTGGTGTTCCTGGTCCACCTCTATGTGCAGATTGACTAAATCAGACTTCCGGGAGCCAGTGAATATTGGAAGTGATGAAATGGTCAGCATGAATGAGATGGCTGACATTGTGCTTGGCTTTGAGAACAAAAGCACACCAGTACACCACATTCCTGGCCCAGAGGGTGTCCGAGGCCGTAATTCAGAcaatacactaatcaaagagAAACTTGGCTGGGCTCCAACAATGAAGTTGAAGGTATTAATGTTGTGAAAATCCCCTTGTTTCCTTTTTATACAATTTATATCTAGTTCTGAGTTCATTTAATTCAGCTTAACGCTGTTCTACAATATGAATTCTCCTTTTGTTATGTCTTAATAACTTTCTACTACCAATTTGATCACTCACATTCGAAGTAATGGAATGAGATATACTCATCGACATAGTAGACTCAaaccaaattccttttttacCTCACCACCACTTTAATGTTCAATTTTGTAGTTCCCAGAATTTGAACTAGGTCTAGCTCTACCTTGAAAACTAGCTCAGGGGTGAAGATTGATGTACCCTATATAAAGACTTATTTAGCCATATCTCTCTAGTCAACGTTGGACTTTAACACACACCCCTCTCACCCAGATATCTAGAGCATGAAGTTTGCAGGTCTAGACATTTGCAATGAGCCATTTATGGCTGATATCCAATAAATGGATCTCCTCTTCTATACTGTTTCTTGTGTTTCTATCCTCTTGCTTTTGTAAATTGGCTCAATCAATAATAGGATTATGGGTTTTATTTATGGCATCTCAATTTATGTATTGCTATCTTATctgatttttttgtttattgCAGGATGGGCTGAGAATtacatacttttggatcaaagaacAGCTTGAGAAAGAGAAGGCCAAAGGTGTTGATACAGCAATCTATGGATCTTCCAAAGTAGTACAGACTCAAGCCCCAGTTCAACTAGGCTCACTCCGGGCAGCAGATGGCAAAGAATGAAGTGAGCAAGTAGTCATAATCACCTAGGTGTTTTAAGTGGAGGGTTGACTTTTTATGCTGCTATTTTTTAGAGATCTTTGGATATGGTTAATTAGCTATTGAGATTGATTTTGGAGCTTGTTCACGTGTTTGAATAGAAGCTGTGCTCCACTTGAATTTTATGTTTGCTTGTTTGAGGGAATGCTTGGTGCTTAAGGCGGTGTCACTGCAATACAAATTCGAAAGTATGTGTTTTAAAAGGTTGAATAATTGATTTACAAAGCATTGTGttgttttctaattttcttcCATATGAATTTCAATTGTTATTGGGTCAGTATAATGAATTTCAATATGGATTTAAATGGTTCTTAAAAAAGGAATATCGGCTTAGGACAAAATAGTGAGATAAGTAGGGCCAGAATTTTTGTTTTCTCATCGAAAACCAATCATTGTGTGTTCAGAAACTTTGTAATTTTTCACCTTTAAGGAAGAAATGATTTTGGTTGAAGTTACTAGAAGTAGCTTTATGCTCTGTTTGTCTAGGGAAGTTAGTGGGAAGGAAGTTGGTAGGAAGGAAGTGTAGGTTTTCCATCTGTTTGGAACACCATGGAAAATAGATGGGAGGGTAAATAGTACCTGTGGGGGCCACATATTAGTTTTCCTCGCACATGAGGCGAGAAAACTGACACACGAAGGAAAAGGGGGAGCCATTTACCACTTGCCCAAGTTCAATTGTGTAATATAAGTTTTATATTACAATtagtttattaaaataaaagaaaaaaattagtttCTGTAATTTAATAATAACATTCATTATCAATTATAAACATATTGTAGTATGTGACTTTGTGTTCACGTGAGTTTACTACTAAATTGAATTTCTTTTCGTAACATACTCAATTAAATTTTGGTACAGACATACTCAATTAAATTTACTAattgatatataattaattagttaaatttattgaaaataaaataaaatagaaaatatattacCATGATAATTTGATAATTTGGCGATACATTAAAAATAATGTTATTGAGTTTTAACttcatttataaattatttaaaaattataactatggtataataataataataagatatGAATTATTTAGATTATTTATATATGAAGGATAAAATAGTAATTATCTATTAcaatcattttttaatattcTCACTTTTCCTTTCGTtatcccttctttttctttctatccaaacaacttcaaaatcacctcattttcattttatattctTTCCTCTTACCCTCTTTCCTCTTATATTCTTTCCTCTCATTTCCACTCCTCAATCTAATCAGAGTGTAAGTGTATAAAACAAGTAAAATAGAATTTGTactattatctatctatctatctatctataaactatataaagggagagtttttgcagcCTTGAGGGTAATTTTGTAATTCAATCATTCAATGCACTATAATCTAATTTTTAGTATGGATATTTTAGTAATAGAATACATTATTTCATGAAGAATCAATCACAGCCGTACATCCTCAATCACATTTTCCTTCAGCCCTTtcccctttctttctttcttacgtTTCGTTTTGGGTTTTTCCCATTCCCACAACCTTCCGTTTTGTTTTCCCTTCACTTCCTCTGTAATTCACTAAATGCTCGGTTTTTTATTAGACAAATAGGAGCCGATGAAGGAAAAAGCGAGTACGAGATGGAGACAAAAAGATCGAGACGATGTAGAACCAGCGACTGCGACCTTATCTGATGAAGCTCTGCGACCACAACAACAAGCTCTGATGTCAGCCGCTCCCCATGTGCTCATACTCGAAAACGGCTGTCTGATATGGTTAATTTTCTGTTTTATGCGATCTTTCCCCGTTGTTGCATGTTCTGACTTTGACATATTGTTTTATCTTCCTGTTTCTTCAACAGGCAAGTCCATCATTATCTAGATTAATGGTCAGAACTCTCTTTTAAATGCATTCTTACATCTGATTTTGCAATCATGTGAAACACTAATTTTGATGGTGTTGTAGATTTCACATAAAAGATTACATTTGCAGGGCTGGTCCTGATATTGTGCTTCCAAGGTCGTTTATATGAAAATTCTTTCAAGAATAGTTTGAAAAGGATTTCAACATGGCAGATATTGACCCTGAAAAATCAGTAAGATCTTTAATCCTTTCCTTAGTAATAAATTGTCACAGATTTCCCCTTTTAACTTAAATTCTATGTTAACTTTTGACATGGTGATCTTGCATTTTGTGTCACCAATAATTGTTTTGATTATACACAATTTAAACCTAAGTCACATATGTACATGTTTTAGACAGAGTGCATGTATCTGAGATCAAATTGCCTTGAAAAGGCTTGCAGATATTCCACGCCCATGGATCAGTCTTTTTATAACATAAGAGAAAAAAACATAATTGTGCTCAAGTCATATTTGGGTATATCCACACAATTCAAAAAAACAAGCAATGGTCTTGAAAAAAACCCACATCACATTGCAAACCCCAAGCAACCGCCCATGCAAACAAAGCTCCCCCATCAAAACCTGATAACTGTCCTGTTACCAACAACTCATGCACCCAACTAAACCTCCATACCAAAACCCTTTTCCaagttttcttaattttattagaTTATTGTGATATGCTATTTGTCCAGTATTTCTATTCTGAATGAAAATCGATTTGCATATACAGAGGCAGTTTCGTTACCTGTGCTTTCCTTTACAGTTTAGAGTTtcactctatttttttttatcaaggtGTAAAATCGAAAGGAGTCTTTATCCACTATTTGGTGTGGTTTGAAAAGTTTGTGACACGAGAATCAGATTGAATGTGGAATAAAGGGAGGAGAATTTAtgagaattgatttaattttctgTTGTTGGTTCTCATCATGGTTACAAACTGATATATAGATGGTTATTCAGGAGGATGGATGCGTTAGGACATAGAGGACTTCTAAGCTGATATGAAATTGAGAAGGCACATGTAAACAAATTACAAGCTTTTCCCGTTTCCTTTTAATTTAACCTTCTTTTTACCTTTCATTTGTTCTTCTTAATCATCCTTACTCCTTACTATGTTATTTACGGTCtcatcttctctttctcttggcCAAGGTAATAAATTTCATGCTTTCTCTGTGTTGAgttgttttgtgtttttttttttcgctCAGATTTTGTGCTCATAGGTCAACTAGGAGATTAACAAAGCAATTAAGGAGTGTGACAATCGAAGGCTTCAGAACAAGTATGGCAATGCTACCTATATGTCATTCAGAGAGCCTTAatgtttcttcttctcttggtTCTTTTCTTTGTTTACTTTCATATGATATAGGCTCTAATTTTGATTTGTGCTTTGTGGTGTAGGAACTGTTTACCAGAGATTCATGCTTTTCATCATCGACCAGAGGTAATTCATGTACAAAGGAGGAGAGCAAAGATGTATTTATTTCTTACTGTTTTTATGCTATTTCAATGTATCTTTGGatagaaattgattaattttactATTAAATTCCAGTTGTATTGATTTGGTAGATGTTTTCCATTGAAGTGTTTCTGAAAGACAAATCGATCAAGGGGTGCCCATATCAAATTGAAGCTGCAAGAGTTATTTCAATTTTCCTCCTAGAAATTATCGTAACCCTGAAGGTACTTCTGAGGGGAAAACAAGCTTCTATAGCCCACCTTCTCCCTCTCAGCTCTTCTTTCTAGCACAAACCCCCCAGTCCTGACCCGTTTAATAACTCACCACAACGTTGGAAAACCAGATATTGGAAGAGCTCTTTTATTAGTTTGCTAATTTTGTTCTCCTTATCATGgttgttctgttttctactttgcATGTATTGTTTACTTTATTTCTTCTTATGATGGTTGTTCTGTTTCATTATTTCCTATTATTTGTAATGTTTTGGGGTTTGGGTTATAATGGttattcttattatgtcttctCTTTATCATGTATAATGCAGATCAATATGAGCATGTCTGTATTTCGTGTAACTGACCACCTTGGGGCTTTTCAGGTGAAGTTTGAATGGAAACATGTTTGTTTCTTTTTGCTCTATTAAGCCAATCTAATCCAAATCTTGAAACATAAATTGAGTCCCTTGAAGGTAAGGACTTTAGAAAGCTGTCATGGTTTGTGATTTATTTTGTAAACAGTGGTATACTTAATTGTATAGGGTACCTAGAGAAATGGAAAGACCATAGTTTTTGAATAGGTTACTAATTTGGAGAGGTGAATTGTTATTTTCTGAAATTCTTACTTgcatgcatgtggttaactttTGTTTTCATTATATATTCAGTGTATGCTGCTTTTTTATCATTCATATTGCCTTCTTTTTTTAAGAGCTCTAACTCTCTAATTCTATTTCTCCCTATGTGGATATCTGTGTGTCATTTTTCTCATTTGTATGTGACCCCCTTGCAAGATGATGGCTTCTATGAAGATAATCAGTAATTGTTATCTCATAGCTTCTTTGattaataggttactaatttGGAAAGGTTAAC
This is a stretch of genomic DNA from Lotus japonicus ecotype B-129 chromosome 1, LjGifu_v1.2. It encodes these proteins:
- the LOC130731278 gene encoding GDP-mannose 3,5-epimerase 2-like, whose translation is MGSSGAEADYGAYTYKELEREPYWPSEKLRISITGAGGFIASHIARRLKSEGHYIIASDWKTNEHMTEDMFCHEFHLIDLRVMDNCLKVTNGVDHVFNLAADMGGMGFIQSNHSVIMYNNTMISFNMIEAGRINGVKRFFYASSACIYPEFKQLETTNVSLKEADAWPAEPQDAYGLEKLATEELCKHYNKDFGIECRIGRFHNIYGPYGTWKGGREKAPAAFCRKALTSADRFEMWGDGLQTRSFTFIDECVEGVLRLTKSDFREPVNIGSDEMVSMNEMADIVLGFENKSTPVHHIPGPEGVRGRNSDNTLIKEKLGWAPTMKLKDGLRITYFWIKEQLEKEKAKGVDTAIYGSSKVVQTQAPVQLGSLRAADGKE